In Candidatus Binataceae bacterium, one DNA window encodes the following:
- the ilvN gene encoding acetolactate synthase small subunit: MPSHTISVLVENEFGVLARVAGLFSSRGFNIESLTVNEDPLDPTVSRIVLVATGDDQVLEQINKQLNKLVSVIKVTDFKDTSTIDREMVMVKVSVDERTRAELDSIVGAFRAHVIDIGPRAVTVEVTGDADKIKAFIALVRPLGIKEIVRSGKIAMVRAVQLEGGGHRTAGAREVG; encoded by the coding sequence ATGCCAAGTCATACGATATCCGTACTGGTCGAGAACGAGTTCGGCGTGCTCGCGCGTGTCGCCGGCCTGTTCTCGAGCCGCGGCTTCAATATCGAGTCGCTCACCGTCAACGAGGACCCGCTGGATCCCACCGTCTCGCGCATTGTGCTGGTGGCGACCGGCGACGACCAGGTTCTCGAACAGATCAACAAGCAGCTCAACAAGCTGGTCTCCGTGATCAAGGTCACCGACTTCAAGGACACCAGCACCATCGATCGCGAAATGGTGATGGTCAAGGTCTCGGTGGACGAGCGCACGCGGGCCGAACTCGATTCGATCGTCGGCGCCTTTCGCGCCCACGTGATCGACATCGGTCCGCGCGCGGTAACCGTGGAAGTGACCGGGGATGCCGACAAGATAAAGGCGTTTATCGCGCTGGTCCGTCCGCTGGGCATCAAGGAGATCGTACGCTCGGGCAAAATCGCTATGGTCCGCGCGGTGCAGCTCGAAGGCGGCGGCCATCGCACCGCCGGCGCCCGCGAGGTCGGCTAG